A window of Rufibacter sp. LB8 contains these coding sequences:
- a CDS encoding HIT family protein, producing the protein METIFSKIVRGEVSAYKILEDKRFLAFLDVYPLVPGHTLVIPKEPVDYIFDLEPSLLADLHVFSQKVAAAIKTATGCKRVGVAVIGLEVPHAHIHLVPINQMADMNFSNPKLQLEPSVMEEIATKIRQAL; encoded by the coding sequence ATGGAAACTATTTTTTCTAAGATTGTTAGGGGAGAAGTTTCGGCGTATAAAATTCTGGAAGACAAGCGTTTTCTGGCTTTTCTTGATGTGTACCCGCTGGTGCCCGGCCACACGCTGGTCATTCCCAAAGAGCCGGTAGATTACATCTTTGACCTAGAGCCTTCGCTGTTGGCTGACCTGCACGTTTTCTCGCAGAAAGTAGCGGCGGCCATCAAAACCGCCACTGGTTGCAAGCGCGTGGGCGTGGCCGTGATTGGCCTGGAAGTGCCGCACGCGCACATTCACCTGGTGCCCATCAACCAAATGGCCGACATGAATTTCAGCAACCCAAAGCTCCAACTGGAACCAAGCGTGATGGAAGAAATCGCCACCAAGATCAGGCAAGCATTGTAA
- a CDS encoding IS1 family transposase yields the protein MGNTVYVQKCQTCHGPEGQGMKTPDSPEYQYPLLWGKNSYNDGAGLYRVSNFARYVKANMPLGASHRKPQLTDDEAWDLDAYVNSMPRPKKDIRKDWPDISKKHFDHPFGPYKDGYSEHKFHTDHWRAFANVLPADRHTVGKAYTKNIEGVNTCLRSRKRRLARKKTCFSKKKEYHLAALNIMFTYRNKQKK from the coding sequence CTGGGCAATACCGTGTACGTGCAAAAGTGCCAGACATGCCACGGCCCTGAGGGACAGGGCATGAAAACGCCCGATAGCCCTGAGTACCAGTATCCGCTCCTGTGGGGTAAAAACAGTTATAATGATGGGGCTGGGCTTTACCGGGTCTCTAACTTTGCGCGCTACGTGAAAGCAAACATGCCCTTAGGAGCCAGTCACCGCAAGCCGCAGTTAACTGATGATGAGGCATGGGACTTGGATGCTTACGTGAACAGTATGCCACGGCCAAAGAAAGACATACGCAAGGACTGGCCAGATATTTCTAAGAAGCACTTTGATCATCCGTTTGGTCCTTATAAAGACGGTTATAGTGAACACAAGTTCCACACCGACCACTGGAGAGCATTCGCCAATGTGCTGCCTGCCGACAGGCATACCGTCGGCAAAGCTTACACCAAGAACATTGAGGGCGTAAATACCTGCCTCAGGTCAAGGAAAAGAAGATTGGCCAGGAAAAAGACCTGCTTCTCCAAAAAGAAAGAATACCACTTAGCTGCCCTGAATATCATGTTCACCTACCGAAACAAACAGAAAAAGTAA
- a CDS encoding lysylphosphatidylglycerol synthase domain-containing protein, with amino-acid sequence MDHKIQKYKLSGNIWSYRRPLVWLGKLAVLGLTLYYLRAALLDANSHQALSLDNVRSVWSSGWLGISLAVLLLPVNWGLEALKWQFLSQKIEKVSFAQAFKAVLVGLTFGFVTPNRVGDYAGRILTMRQPNRTDAVGAIFLGRLCQLYATVLVGSAGLAYFMYRFYVPLASPVGISVAVAFILLNGWALSLLFSFHWAVELLKRIPYLRRWVHFVEVIGQYNAQELRYVLAVSGWRYLVFLVQFMALLWAFGISLPLEQYVWGVSATFLLKSLAPSINALADIGMRELSAIHFFGLLGQDPLLVLGASLSLWAINIALPSVLGLVFVLPLKLSRAR; translated from the coding sequence ATGGATCATAAAATACAAAAATACAAACTATCTGGGAACATCTGGTCATACCGCCGCCCCTTGGTGTGGCTGGGCAAGCTGGCGGTGCTCGGGTTGACCTTGTATTACCTGCGCGCCGCCTTGCTAGATGCCAATTCCCATCAAGCGCTCTCCTTAGACAACGTGCGGTCTGTGTGGAGTTCCGGTTGGCTTGGTATTAGTTTAGCGGTGCTGCTGTTGCCCGTCAATTGGGGCCTGGAGGCGCTCAAATGGCAGTTTCTCTCCCAGAAAATTGAAAAAGTTTCTTTTGCGCAGGCTTTTAAAGCGGTGTTGGTGGGCCTTACCTTTGGTTTTGTGACTCCCAACAGGGTAGGGGACTATGCCGGGCGTATTCTCACCATGCGCCAGCCTAACCGTACAGATGCCGTGGGGGCTATTTTCCTGGGCCGTTTGTGCCAGTTGTATGCCACGGTGTTGGTGGGCTCGGCGGGCCTGGCGTATTTTATGTATCGGTTTTATGTGCCCTTGGCCTCGCCGGTGGGCATTTCCGTGGCGGTGGCATTTATCTTATTGAATGGTTGGGCCTTGTCTCTGTTGTTTAGTTTTCATTGGGCAGTGGAGCTTTTAAAACGAATCCCGTATTTGCGCCGCTGGGTGCATTTTGTAGAAGTCATTGGCCAGTACAATGCCCAGGAACTGCGGTACGTGCTGGCGGTGTCAGGCTGGCGGTATCTGGTGTTTCTGGTGCAGTTCATGGCGCTGCTCTGGGCGTTCGGTATTAGTTTGCCGCTGGAGCAATATGTGTGGGGCGTGTCGGCCACGTTTCTCCTGAAGTCGCTGGCGCCTTCCATCAATGCCCTGGCCGATATTGGCATGCGCGAACTCTCAGCTATTCATTTCTTTGGGTTGCTGGGGCAAGATCCGTTGCTGGTGTTAGGAGCCAGCCTTTCTTTGTGGGCGATTAACATTGCCCTGCCCAGCGTGCTGGGGTTGGTTTTTGTCTTGCCACTCAAACTATCCCGCGCCCGTTGA
- a CDS encoding polysaccharide deacetylase family protein, translating into MFPKIWWKRPVTGKVVFLTFDDGPIPEVTEFVLEQLELFKAKATFFCVGENLDKYPHIAQKVVAQGHTLGNHTYHHVKAWQNTMAAYQQEVLACQVAIDKISPTVGSQKLFRPPHGQLTFKNLRMLEKDFQVVLWSALSYDFDATLPPEICLQKTLAAIKPGAIVVLHDSLKAEKNLRYVLPRLLAHCQKLGYSLQAVA; encoded by the coding sequence GTGTTCCCAAAGATCTGGTGGAAAAGGCCTGTCACCGGGAAAGTGGTCTTCCTTACCTTTGATGACGGTCCCATTCCGGAGGTCACTGAATTCGTATTAGAACAATTGGAGCTGTTTAAGGCCAAAGCCACTTTCTTCTGCGTGGGCGAAAACCTGGACAAATACCCGCACATCGCTCAAAAGGTAGTGGCCCAGGGCCACACGTTGGGGAACCACACCTACCACCACGTAAAAGCCTGGCAAAACACAATGGCAGCGTACCAACAGGAAGTGCTTGCCTGTCAGGTGGCCATTGATAAAATTTCTCCCACGGTTGGAAGCCAAAAATTGTTCAGGCCTCCGCATGGTCAACTGACCTTTAAGAACCTGCGCATGCTGGAGAAAGATTTTCAGGTTGTGCTGTGGAGTGCGCTGAGCTATGATTTTGACGCGACGTTACCTCCGGAAATCTGCCTGCAAAAAACGCTAGCCGCCATTAAACCGGGTGCCATTGTGGTCTTGCATGACAGCCTCAAAGCCGAAAAGAACCTGCGCTATGTCTTGCCCCGGCTGCTGGCTCATTGCCAAAAACTGGGTTACTCATTGCAAGCGGTAGCCTGA
- a CDS encoding asparaginase, which yields MKFLKVNINTAAPRDPEASILLIYTGGTIGMVSEKQDEHLVPFDFSEVIHRVPEMRQFKVMLTVLSLDPPIDSSNIEVEHWIKLAQIIQVNYQEYDGFVILHGTDTMAYSASALSFLLENLGKPVIFTGAQVPIGRMRTDARRNLITALEIASAYRMGKPLVPEVSIFFNTLLLRGNRSTKVESRHFNAFHSGKYPQLAKAGIDIEYNHSVILPPPVQPLQVYQQLESQVAVLKLFPGINKSVVEAILKAKGLQGLVLETFGSGNAPTYPWFLKLLEQAVDKGMTILNVSQCEEGEVRQGQYETSLYLKEMGVVGGSDISTEAAVTKLMFVLAQKKNKEEIAHLLAHDLRGEMTLRMPNEK from the coding sequence ATGAAATTTTTAAAGGTAAATATCAATACGGCGGCCCCGCGAGACCCAGAGGCTTCCATTTTGCTTATTTACACAGGCGGTACCATAGGCATGGTCTCAGAGAAGCAAGACGAGCACCTGGTGCCGTTTGACTTCTCTGAGGTGATCCACCGCGTGCCTGAGATGCGGCAATTCAAAGTAATGCTCACCGTACTCAGTTTGGATCCACCCATTGACTCTTCCAATATTGAGGTGGAGCATTGGATCAAATTGGCGCAGATCATTCAGGTGAATTACCAGGAATATGACGGCTTTGTGATTCTGCACGGCACAGACACCATGGCCTACAGCGCCTCAGCGCTTAGTTTCCTGCTGGAGAATCTTGGCAAACCAGTTATTTTCACGGGTGCCCAGGTACCTATTGGCCGAATGCGCACCGATGCTCGTCGTAACCTCATCACAGCTTTAGAAATTGCCTCTGCCTACCGCATGGGCAAACCCTTGGTACCAGAGGTTTCCATTTTCTTCAATACCCTTTTGTTGCGCGGAAACCGGTCTACCAAGGTAGAAAGCCGCCATTTCAATGCGTTCCACTCCGGTAAATATCCGCAGTTGGCCAAGGCTGGCATTGACATTGAATACAACCATTCTGTTATTCTGCCGCCGCCTGTGCAGCCCTTGCAGGTGTATCAGCAATTAGAAAGCCAGGTAGCGGTGTTGAAACTCTTCCCGGGGATCAATAAATCTGTGGTGGAAGCCATTTTGAAAGCTAAAGGTCTGCAGGGTCTGGTGTTGGAAACCTTCGGGTCTGGAAATGCTCCTACCTACCCGTGGTTTTTGAAATTGCTGGAACAGGCCGTTGACAAGGGCATGACAATTCTCAATGTGTCTCAGTGCGAGGAAGGCGAAGTGCGGCAAGGCCAATATGAAACCAGTCTGTACCTGAAAGAAATGGGCGTGGTGGGTGGTTCTGACATCAGTACCGAGGCCGCGGTGACCAAACTCATGTTTGTGCTGGCACAGAAAAAGAACAAGGAAGAAATTGCCCACCTCTTGGCGCATGATTTACGGGGCGAAATGACGCTCCGGATGCCCAACGAAAAATGA
- a CDS encoding TatD family hydrolase, with the protein MTYIDTHAHIFSPEFDQDREEMVQRAKAAGISQIYMPNIDAASIEPMLALEEKHAWCHSMLGLHPCSVKEDFREVLSLMESWLAKRPFKGIGEAGLDLYWDKSLIELQKEALKIQCGWAKILQIPIILHTRNAFGETLEIIQAQQDGKLKGIFHCFSGTVAEAQAVIDAGFLLGIGGVATFKNGGLTPVLEEIDLHHLVLETDSPYLAPVPWRGKRNEPAYLPMVAQRIAEIKSIPVEEVAAVTTATALNLFA; encoded by the coding sequence ATGACCTATATAGACACCCACGCGCATATTTTCTCCCCTGAGTTTGACCAGGACCGTGAGGAGATGGTGCAACGGGCCAAGGCTGCCGGCATCAGTCAGATTTACATGCCCAACATTGACGCGGCTTCCATTGAGCCCATGTTGGCCCTGGAGGAGAAACACGCCTGGTGCCACTCCATGCTGGGGTTGCACCCGTGCAGCGTGAAAGAAGATTTCCGGGAGGTGTTGTCTCTCATGGAAAGCTGGTTGGCCAAAAGACCCTTCAAAGGCATAGGGGAAGCTGGCCTGGATCTGTACTGGGACAAAAGTTTGATAGAACTCCAGAAAGAAGCGCTAAAAATTCAGTGCGGCTGGGCGAAAATCCTGCAAATTCCCATCATTCTCCACACCCGCAATGCTTTCGGGGAGACCTTGGAAATCATACAAGCGCAACAAGACGGTAAGCTGAAAGGGATTTTCCATTGTTTTTCCGGTACGGTGGCAGAGGCCCAGGCCGTAATTGACGCTGGGTTTCTTTTAGGAATAGGAGGGGTGGCCACCTTTAAAAACGGAGGGTTAACCCCGGTGCTGGAAGAAATTGACCTGCACCACCTGGTCCTGGAAACCGACAGTCCGTACCTTGCACCGGTGCCCTGGCGCGGCAAACGCAATGAACCCGCGTATTTGCCCATGGTGGCGCAGCGTATTGCCGAAATAAAATCTATACCGGTAGAGGAAGTGGCCGCCGTCACTACCGCTACTGCCTTAAACCTCTTTGCCTAG
- a CDS encoding 5'-nucleotidase C-terminal domain-containing protein produces MDRVLGYTTQPLYRYLVVENALDNMITDAVRWKTGADIAISNGFRFGTPIVPDASGKAPITYSDIWNMLPVNENVKTGQVTGQQIHNWMEQELHNVFAEKPLERFGGWVIRFSGMELTFKANAPKGERVQSITVGGKPLDLKREYTMAACRRTGEPDHVLCRLPNAKNPKVLDYTVHDVMEEYLKKNVTVSPKIDGRAKVLDLPSPVLSQLPNVDYVFR; encoded by the coding sequence ATGGACCGGGTTTTAGGCTATACTACGCAACCCTTGTACCGTTACCTGGTGGTGGAGAATGCTTTGGATAACATGATCACTGACGCGGTACGCTGGAAGACCGGTGCAGACATTGCCATTTCAAACGGCTTCCGTTTTGGCACCCCCATCGTGCCAGATGCCTCTGGTAAGGCGCCCATCACCTACAGCGACATCTGGAACATGCTACCCGTGAATGAAAATGTAAAAACAGGACAGGTAACCGGCCAGCAGATACATAACTGGATGGAACAGGAGCTACACAATGTATTTGCAGAGAAGCCACTGGAGCGTTTCGGGGGTTGGGTTATTAGATTCTCTGGAATGGAGCTCACCTTCAAAGCAAATGCACCAAAAGGAGAGCGTGTACAGTCTATCACAGTGGGCGGCAAACCCCTTGATTTGAAGCGTGAATACACCATGGCTGCCTGTCGCAGAACCGGTGAGCCAGACCATGTATTATGTCGCCTGCCCAATGCCAAAAATCCGAAGGTTCTGGATTATACCGTTCATGATGTCATGGAAGAATACTTGAAGAAAAACGTCACTGTATCACCTAAGATTGACGGAAGGGCCAAGGTTCTGGACCTGCCATCACCGGTGTTATCACAGTTGCCAAATGTGGACTATGTGTTTAGGTAA
- a CDS encoding PP2C family protein-serine/threonine phosphatase codes for MSDLKFPTIEQELNLKKLELAALLEITKAINNNLPEEALYKIFHFTLLAQLNIRTLSLFLIDEEWECKLCFGTEHNFREIGLPEEIAELREITSLADLNIDKRWLDFETVIPIIHNGRILAFVMIGNVHAYYTTLGALSFVQTLSNIILVAMENRRLERHRLTQEAMRKEIEIAREVQNMLFPKSLPNNLDVAIHATYIPHSSIGGDYYDFIPIDQDQFLFCVADVSGKGVPASLLMSNFQAGLRTILRQTNDLHTIVSELNDLIYRNAIAEKFITCFLGIYNRKTREMSYVNAGHNASILLYENTSYKLLEDGCTMLGIFDQLPFLTVTKVQVPPNSFVFSYTDGLTEVFNKEDDEFGLENTIKFLQCCRFVSSRNIHTQLLQEINSYNSSTSFSDDITLLSCRFK; via the coding sequence ATGTCAGACCTGAAGTTCCCCACCATTGAGCAAGAGTTGAACCTGAAGAAGTTGGAACTGGCGGCACTGCTGGAGATTACCAAAGCCATCAACAACAACCTTCCGGAGGAAGCGCTGTACAAAATCTTCCACTTCACGCTTCTGGCCCAACTGAACATCAGAACCCTCTCGCTTTTTCTCATTGACGAGGAATGGGAGTGCAAACTGTGTTTCGGGACGGAGCATAACTTCCGGGAGATTGGCCTGCCCGAAGAAATAGCCGAGCTCCGCGAAATCACCTCACTGGCCGACCTGAACATTGACAAACGCTGGCTTGATTTTGAGACGGTCATTCCCATCATCCACAACGGCCGCATTCTGGCCTTTGTCATGATTGGCAACGTGCATGCCTATTACACCACTTTGGGCGCGCTTAGTTTTGTGCAGACCTTGAGCAACATCATTCTGGTGGCCATGGAAAACCGACGGCTGGAGCGGCACCGCTTAACCCAGGAGGCTATGCGCAAGGAGATAGAGATTGCCCGCGAGGTGCAGAACATGCTCTTCCCCAAATCTTTGCCTAACAACCTTGACGTGGCCATTCATGCCACCTATATTCCGCACTCCTCCATTGGCGGCGATTACTATGATTTCATTCCCATAGACCAGGACCAGTTCCTGTTTTGCGTGGCAGACGTGTCGGGCAAAGGCGTGCCGGCCTCCTTGCTCATGTCTAATTTTCAGGCGGGCCTGCGCACCATTCTGCGGCAGACCAATGACCTGCACACCATTGTGAGTGAGTTGAACGACCTTATCTATAGAAACGCGATCGCGGAAAAATTCATCACCTGTTTTCTGGGCATTTACAACCGGAAAACCCGCGAGATGAGTTACGTGAACGCGGGCCACAACGCCTCTATTCTGCTGTATGAAAACACGTCTTACAAACTGCTGGAAGATGGCTGCACCATGCTGGGTATTTTTGACCAACTGCCGTTTTTAACTGTCACCAAAGTGCAGGTGCCGCCCAATTCCTTTGTCTTTTCTTACACAGACGGCCTCACCGAGGTGTTCAACAAAGAAGACGATGAGTTTGGCCTGGAGAACACCATCAAGTTTCTGCAGTGCTGCCGCTTTGTGAGTTCGCGCAACATCCATACGCAGTTGCTGCAGGAAATCAACAGCTACAACAGCAGCACCAGTTTTAGTGATGACATCACCCTGCTGTCCTGTCGGTTTAAATAA
- the ruvC gene encoding crossover junction endodeoxyribonuclease RuvC, which translates to MIHSNAALPANKLILGVDPGTNVMGYGLIEVTGSKIQVLQYGVLQLKSYANHAIKLKKIFDATLRLITEYLPDEMAIEAPFFGTNVQSMLKLGRAQGVAIAAALSRDIPYVEYAPKKIKQSVTGNGNASKEQVAAMLLQILKIKEAPKFLDATDALAVALCHHYSQGANEKAGGKSWKAFLTENPERLK; encoded by the coding sequence ATGATCCATTCAAACGCGGCCCTTCCGGCCAATAAATTAATTCTAGGGGTTGACCCCGGCACCAACGTGATGGGCTACGGCCTGATTGAGGTGACCGGCTCCAAAATACAGGTGTTGCAGTACGGGGTACTCCAGCTCAAAAGCTACGCCAACCACGCCATCAAGTTAAAGAAAATTTTTGACGCCACGCTTCGGCTCATCACAGAATACCTGCCAGATGAGATGGCCATTGAAGCCCCGTTCTTCGGCACTAACGTACAGTCAATGCTAAAGTTAGGCCGAGCGCAGGGCGTGGCCATCGCCGCCGCCTTGTCCCGTGACATTCCCTACGTGGAGTACGCGCCCAAGAAAATAAAGCAGTCGGTGACTGGTAACGGAAACGCGTCTAAAGAACAGGTGGCCGCCATGCTGCTGCAAATCCTGAAAATAAAGGAAGCGCCAAAATTTCTGGATGCCACCGATGCCCTTGCCGTAGCCCTCTGCCACCATTATTCACAGGGTGCCAACGAAAAAGCCGGTGGAAAATCCTGGAAAGCGTTCCTTACTGAAAACCCGGAAAGGCTTAAATAG
- the greA gene encoding transcription elongation factor GreA, which produces MASVSYYTPEGLQKLKEELHELKTKGRAKVADQLAEARDKGDLSENAEYDAAKDAQGHLELKISKLEEVLGNARLIDESNLDLSKALILSKVKLKNLNNNMEMVYTLVAEEEANLASGRISVKSPIGKGLLGLSVGDVAEITVPAGKLRFEILDISR; this is translated from the coding sequence ATGGCATCAGTATCTTATTACACCCCAGAAGGATTACAGAAGCTCAAGGAAGAACTGCACGAACTCAAGACCAAAGGCCGCGCCAAAGTTGCTGACCAACTAGCCGAAGCCCGTGACAAAGGTGACCTGAGCGAGAACGCTGAATATGACGCCGCCAAAGACGCCCAGGGCCATTTGGAACTGAAAATATCTAAGCTGGAAGAAGTGTTGGGCAACGCCCGCCTCATTGACGAGTCTAACCTGGATTTGTCTAAAGCGCTTATTCTCTCTAAAGTGAAGCTCAAGAACCTCAACAACAACATGGAGATGGTGTACACGCTGGTGGCCGAGGAAGAAGCCAACCTGGCCTCTGGCAGAATCTCTGTGAAGTCACCCATTGGCAAAGGTCTGTTAGGCCTTTCTGTAGGAGATGTGGCCGAAATCACCGTGCCCGCCGGCAAACTCCGTTTCGAGATTCTGGACATTTCACGCTAA
- a CDS encoding glycosyltransferase — protein MIFAWFLVLVCLVPYAWFLFRAGLAWRKIPEPIPQKQAAPIFFSILIPVRNESESIVLLLEDLEAQRFPKNQFEVIVIDDHSEDNTAEVVAAFAKQTSLNLSHLFLASFPEMSRKKAALQIGISQAKGSWVLCTDGDCRLSPDWLMAYQNLIQTQQPKFVSGPVLLQPANTVFEKLQALEFAALISTGAATIQLQQPTMCNGANLGYEKSAFFAVNGFAGNEHIASGDDEFLMHKLHRAFPGKVAFLKDTAAVVRTAPMPTLGTLVRQRVRWASKWKHYPAGASKLLALVVAAANVILWVLFFSALFGNDHWGIFWAALVLKLAADAFLLFPVLCFFQQRRLILLLGLLQVVYVPYLLFTALLGLKGKYQWKGRTIT, from the coding sequence TTGATTTTCGCCTGGTTTCTGGTTCTGGTTTGCCTGGTGCCGTATGCCTGGTTTCTTTTCAGGGCCGGTTTGGCCTGGCGGAAAATACCTGAGCCAATTCCCCAGAAGCAAGCTGCACCTATCTTCTTCTCCATACTTATCCCGGTCAGGAATGAAAGCGAATCTATTGTGCTCTTGCTGGAAGACTTAGAAGCCCAACGGTTTCCGAAAAACCAGTTTGAAGTGATTGTAATTGACGACCATTCTGAAGATAACACCGCAGAAGTAGTTGCCGCCTTTGCAAAACAAACGTCTTTAAATTTGTCGCATCTGTTTTTGGCCTCATTTCCAGAAATGAGCCGGAAAAAGGCCGCCCTGCAAATAGGCATTTCCCAGGCCAAAGGTTCCTGGGTTCTCTGCACTGACGGCGATTGCAGGCTTTCCCCAGATTGGTTAATGGCGTACCAAAATCTTATTCAAACGCAGCAACCCAAGTTTGTTTCCGGCCCGGTACTGCTGCAACCTGCCAACACAGTTTTTGAGAAACTGCAGGCGTTGGAATTTGCCGCCTTGATTAGCACGGGTGCGGCCACTATTCAACTCCAGCAACCCACCATGTGCAACGGTGCCAACCTTGGCTATGAGAAAAGCGCCTTTTTTGCCGTAAACGGCTTTGCCGGCAACGAGCACATCGCTTCTGGGGACGATGAATTTCTGATGCACAAACTACACCGCGCTTTTCCGGGTAAGGTGGCATTCCTGAAAGATACGGCAGCGGTGGTGCGCACGGCGCCTATGCCAACGTTAGGAACTTTGGTTCGGCAGCGTGTGCGATGGGCCAGTAAATGGAAACACTACCCGGCAGGTGCCTCAAAACTTTTGGCGTTGGTGGTGGCAGCGGCCAATGTAATTTTGTGGGTTTTGTTTTTCAGTGCCTTGTTTGGTAATGACCACTGGGGCATTTTCTGGGCGGCGCTGGTTTTGAAGTTAGCCGCAGATGCCTTTCTTTTGTTTCCGGTACTTTGTTTCTTCCAGCAGCGGCGGTTGATTCTTTTATTAGGTCTACTGCAAGTGGTGTATGTGCCCTACCTGCTTTTTACGGCACTGCTAGGACTAAAAGGAAAGTACCAATGGAAAGGACGAACCATAACCTAA
- a CDS encoding glycosyltransferase, whose protein sequence is MLFSIGFFALYFPLFLALLWLWAFRKKQISPAPLTFPKISILIAARNEEEHILTCLAAIDRLNYPKDQLQVLVGDDRSTDATAQKVKAWQKDHSYVTCISVTHDLPGTKGKANVLAQLAHHATGEFFFITDADIEVPPTWVTALLQQVQPHTGIVTGITTTKGHRLFDRLQALDWLYNLGLMQVVADRGVPVSTMGNNMLVTREAYQAAGGFENIPFSVTEDVQLFREVIVKGFGTSHVYAAEALALSLPAPNFFALLHQRRRWMRGSVKLPWYMLLLFVVHASYYPVWLPFFLHSSLAFMGAIFLAKLLLQSCFVYICARRVNWKTSVWDILLLEPYLLFTSLILILGFFLPFKIKWKGRYY, encoded by the coding sequence ATGCTGTTTTCCATTGGATTTTTCGCGCTCTACTTCCCGCTTTTTCTGGCCTTGCTTTGGTTGTGGGCCTTCCGGAAAAAACAGATTTCCCCGGCACCATTAACCTTCCCTAAGATTTCAATTCTCATTGCCGCGCGCAACGAGGAGGAGCATATTCTAACGTGTCTGGCCGCCATTGACCGGTTGAACTACCCCAAAGACCAACTCCAGGTATTGGTAGGCGACGACCGGTCCACGGATGCCACGGCTCAAAAAGTAAAAGCCTGGCAAAAAGATCATTCTTACGTGACCTGCATTTCTGTTACCCATGATTTGCCGGGCACCAAAGGCAAGGCCAATGTACTGGCGCAACTGGCCCACCACGCCACCGGAGAATTCTTTTTCATCACCGACGCTGATATTGAAGTGCCGCCTACCTGGGTTACTGCCTTATTGCAACAGGTGCAGCCCCATACCGGCATAGTCACAGGCATCACCACTACCAAAGGTCACCGCTTGTTTGACCGCCTGCAGGCACTTGACTGGCTGTACAACCTGGGCCTCATGCAGGTGGTGGCAGACAGGGGTGTGCCCGTCTCCACCATGGGCAATAACATGCTGGTTACCCGTGAGGCTTACCAGGCGGCGGGTGGATTTGAGAACATTCCGTTTTCTGTGACCGAGGATGTGCAGCTGTTCAGGGAAGTTATAGTGAAGGGGTTTGGCACCAGCCACGTATATGCAGCCGAGGCACTCGCGCTCTCCTTGCCGGCACCCAACTTTTTCGCCCTGTTGCACCAGCGCCGCCGTTGGATGCGCGGTTCTGTCAAACTGCCCTGGTACATGCTGCTGCTGTTTGTAGTGCATGCGTCCTATTACCCGGTGTGGCTGCCTTTCTTCTTGCATTCCTCTTTGGCTTTTATGGGCGCAATTTTCCTGGCGAAACTCCTGCTGCAAAGCTGTTTTGTTTATATCTGTGCCCGCCGGGTGAACTGGAAAACGTCTGTCTGGGATATTCTGCTGCTGGAGCCGTACCTGCTTTTCACGTCCTTGATTTTGATTCTGGGTTTTTTCCTGCCTTTTAAAATAAAGTGGAAGGGCAGATATTATTAG